One Lacipirellulaceae bacterium DNA window includes the following coding sequences:
- a CDS encoding aldo/keto reductase → MAKRPLGNTGLEVPALVFGTSGLGNLYTAMTVEQKTAIVGELLKQIESPAVLDSAGKYGAGLALESIGNALRELKVDPNDVVISNKLAWKRVPLTTPEPTFEPGAWVDLEHDAEQHISYQGILDCWEQGNQLLGEPYTSQLVSVHDPDEYFAAATSAEDREKRFQDVVDAYRALNELKDQGKAAAVGIGAKDWRVIQEIDAAVKLDWVMIANSLTIMRHPPELLAFLDSLAAKGVGIINSAVFHGGFLVGGTHFDYRLVTEETEGDRKLLDYRKRLNALCDKHGIKPALACVQFAMSPPGVASLAVSTSSPSRIADNIALVETLVPNDFWSEAKDAGLIDSEYQHL, encoded by the coding sequence ATGGCAAAACGACCCCTCGGAAACACCGGCCTCGAAGTCCCCGCGCTCGTTTTCGGAACCAGCGGTCTGGGCAACCTCTACACCGCGATGACCGTTGAGCAGAAGACGGCCATCGTTGGTGAGTTGCTCAAGCAAATCGAATCACCTGCAGTCCTTGATTCCGCTGGCAAATACGGTGCTGGCCTCGCGCTCGAATCCATCGGCAACGCGCTTCGCGAATTAAAGGTCGATCCGAACGATGTTGTCATCAGCAACAAGCTCGCTTGGAAGCGTGTGCCGTTGACCACGCCCGAACCGACTTTCGAGCCTGGAGCTTGGGTGGATTTGGAACATGATGCCGAGCAGCACATTAGCTACCAAGGCATTCTTGATTGCTGGGAGCAAGGCAACCAACTGCTTGGCGAGCCCTACACTTCGCAGTTGGTCTCGGTGCACGACCCGGACGAGTATTTCGCTGCCGCGACTTCCGCTGAAGACCGCGAAAAGCGATTTCAAGATGTTGTCGATGCCTACCGTGCCCTCAACGAATTGAAGGATCAAGGCAAAGCCGCCGCCGTGGGAATCGGGGCGAAGGACTGGCGGGTGATCCAAGAAATCGACGCCGCTGTGAAGCTCGACTGGGTCATGATCGCTAACAGTCTCACGATCATGCGCCACCCGCCAGAGTTGCTTGCGTTTCTCGATTCGCTTGCCGCGAAAGGCGTGGGGATCATCAATTCGGCCGTTTTCCATGGCGGTTTCTTGGTCGGCGGAACGCATTTCGACTATCGTCTTGTCACTGAAGAAACCGAGGGTGACCGCAAACTGTTGGACTACCGCAAGCGATTGAACGCCCTCTGCGACAAGCACGGTATCAAGCCGGCACTTGCCTGTGTTCAGTTCGCGATGTCACCACCGGGCGTCGCGTCGCTGGCCGTTAGCACATCAAGCCCATCAAGAATCGCGGACAACATCGCGCTCGTTGAAACTTTGGTTCCGAATGATTTCTGGTCGGAAGCCAAGGACGCGGGGCTTATCGACAGCGAGTATCAGCATCTTTGA
- a CDS encoding DUF5060 domain-containing protein, whose amino-acid sequence MASLEHKSLAAELHEEQDGRLEVEAENFESQTHAKVRRWELTNKQMTPTAVSDSDPNHAEKASGGAYLELLPDTRRNHGEKLIPGENFSNEPGKVGVLNYKVRIKTPGKYYVWVRAYSTGSEDNGIHVGLDGKWPESGRRMQWCVGKNQWFWESRQRTAKQHCGVPHQIFLNIEKPGEHTVSFSMREDGFEFDKWLMTTDRDFKPKGYDEVYKKANAAWKAKQAAKPKPPLVLPRKADGTGEITLTEGAHLPWHRLSLTLDGPYAHEKDHQPNPFLDYRMTVRFTHESGSPSYEVPGYFAADGNAAETSSESGTKWRADFRSDKPGKWNYIVSFVKEKQVAVELQLAGTPVSPFDGKRGSFMVAQAKQSPTGFLTEGRLQYVGKRCLQFTGSKQYFFKVGADSPETLLAYKDFDGTIARKKKVPLKTWGPHLQDWKSGDPAWQNGKGKGLIGALNYLAEQGVNSISFIPYNAGGDGDNVWPMISPDEKLHYDCSKLDQWQIVFDHAQAKGLFLHFKTQETENDDHKVGHPGNPGHAPAALDGGELGVERKLYYRELIARFGYQLALNWNLGEENTQTPRVQREMAAFIKELDPYDHHVVIHSYPDQQDKVYPPLLGDQSELTGASLQNHWDQAHRRTVQWIEASKKAGKMWVVCNDEQGPADGGVPPDPGYKGFSGKAKEKQREYDLHDIRKHTLWGTLMAGGAGVEYYFGYKLPENDLGCQDFRSREQSWKYGKIAVDFFKSFSRDVIIEEMRCHDDLVANTKHDNSRYCLAKPGKLYLIYLPNGGETELDLAKHEGQFTLDWFDPRNGKQLRGEVRELTGGKKVRLSMPPSDPGEDWLAILHKVDD is encoded by the coding sequence TTGGCTTCGTTGGAGCATAAATCGCTTGCTGCGGAGCTTCATGAGGAGCAAGACGGTCGCCTCGAAGTCGAGGCTGAAAATTTTGAGTCGCAAACGCACGCCAAGGTTCGCCGTTGGGAGCTAACCAACAAGCAGATGACCCCCACGGCAGTCTCTGATAGTGATCCAAATCATGCGGAAAAAGCCAGCGGCGGAGCCTATCTGGAACTCTTGCCCGACACCCGACGCAATCACGGTGAGAAACTGATCCCCGGGGAAAACTTCTCTAATGAGCCCGGCAAGGTAGGTGTTCTCAACTACAAAGTCCGCATCAAAACTCCCGGGAAGTATTACGTCTGGGTGCGGGCGTACTCGACCGGGAGCGAAGACAACGGCATCCACGTCGGGCTAGATGGAAAGTGGCCCGAGAGCGGGCGACGGATGCAATGGTGTGTCGGCAAGAATCAGTGGTTCTGGGAAAGCCGTCAGCGGACGGCCAAACAGCACTGTGGAGTGCCTCACCAGATTTTTCTGAACATCGAGAAACCTGGCGAACACACCGTGTCTTTCTCGATGCGCGAGGACGGCTTCGAATTCGATAAGTGGCTGATGACCACCGACCGCGACTTCAAGCCAAAGGGTTATGACGAAGTCTACAAGAAGGCCAACGCCGCCTGGAAAGCAAAGCAAGCCGCCAAACCCAAGCCGCCACTCGTGCTGCCAAGAAAGGCCGACGGAACGGGTGAGATCACACTAACTGAGGGCGCCCACCTTCCATGGCACCGACTCTCGCTAACGCTAGACGGACCATATGCCCACGAAAAAGATCATCAACCGAATCCCTTCCTCGACTATCGAATGACGGTACGCTTCACCCACGAATCCGGCAGCCCCAGCTACGAAGTGCCCGGCTACTTCGCAGCAGATGGAAACGCAGCGGAGACTTCATCCGAGTCCGGCACCAAGTGGCGAGCCGACTTCCGCTCCGACAAACCAGGCAAATGGAACTACATAGTTTCCTTCGTCAAAGAAAAACAAGTGGCCGTCGAGCTTCAGCTCGCCGGAACCCCGGTTTCCCCCTTTGATGGGAAGCGAGGTAGTTTCATGGTTGCCCAAGCCAAGCAGAGCCCAACAGGCTTTCTGACAGAAGGCCGCCTTCAATACGTCGGCAAACGCTGCCTCCAGTTCACGGGAAGTAAGCAGTATTTCTTCAAAGTAGGAGCCGACTCGCCGGAGACGTTACTCGCCTACAAGGATTTCGACGGTACTATCGCACGCAAGAAAAAAGTGCCACTAAAAACCTGGGGGCCTCATCTCCAGGATTGGAAATCCGGCGACCCAGCCTGGCAAAATGGCAAAGGGAAAGGACTAATCGGGGCGCTGAATTATCTGGCTGAGCAAGGCGTGAATTCCATCTCGTTCATTCCTTACAACGCCGGCGGCGATGGCGACAACGTCTGGCCGATGATCTCGCCCGACGAGAAGTTGCACTACGACTGTTCGAAGCTCGATCAGTGGCAGATCGTCTTCGACCATGCCCAGGCGAAGGGCTTGTTCTTGCACTTCAAGACGCAAGAGACTGAGAACGATGACCACAAAGTTGGCCACCCAGGTAATCCAGGGCATGCGCCCGCAGCCCTTGACGGCGGGGAACTCGGCGTCGAGCGAAAGCTCTACTATCGGGAATTGATCGCTCGATTCGGCTATCAACTCGCCTTGAATTGGAATCTCGGAGAGGAGAATACTCAAACTCCGAGAGTGCAACGTGAAATGGCGGCGTTCATCAAAGAACTCGATCCGTACGATCACCACGTAGTCATTCACAGTTACCCTGATCAACAGGATAAGGTTTATCCCCCGCTATTGGGCGATCAGTCAGAGTTAACCGGCGCTTCGCTGCAAAACCATTGGGACCAAGCTCATCGCCGCACCGTTCAGTGGATCGAAGCGTCAAAGAAAGCGGGTAAGATGTGGGTCGTGTGCAACGATGAGCAAGGTCCTGCCGATGGCGGCGTGCCGCCTGATCCCGGCTATAAGGGCTTTTCGGGAAAAGCTAAAGAGAAGCAGCGCGAGTACGATCTGCACGACATCCGCAAGCACACCCTTTGGGGAACTTTGATGGCGGGTGGAGCGGGGGTCGAGTATTACTTCGGCTACAAGCTGCCTGAGAACGATCTCGGTTGCCAGGACTTCCGTAGCCGTGAGCAGTCGTGGAAGTACGGGAAGATCGCTGTCGATTTCTTCAAAAGCTTTAGCCGAGATGTGATCATTGAAGAAATGCGTTGTCACGATGATTTGGTCGCTAACACTAAGCACGACAACAGCCGCTACTGCCTAGCGAAGCCTGGCAAACTCTATCTCATTTATTTGCCTAATGGGGGTGAGACAGAACTTGATCTGGCAAAGCATGAAGGCCAGTTTACATTGGATTGGTTCGATCCACGCAATGGTAAGCAACTAAGGGGTGAAGTACGAGAACTTACTGGGGGCAAGAAGGTCAGGCTTAGTATGCCTCCTTCCGATCCTGGCGAAGATTGGTTAGCGATCCTACACAAAGTAGACGACTAG
- a CDS encoding endonuclease, with translation MRRSLSVLLVICGSLGWFASPSAAQFDPPGNYYNSATGTGSTLKNQLRSIMSSGHIERSYGDFRFSAAITDRDPNNSSRILTVYDRSSVTNQWNPGGSLPWNREHVWPQSLQPGSASNSSRGNLGDPHSLRPAIPSINSNRGNDPFGLDNTTGNHRTNGSYYFPGDTDKGDIARSLFYSATRYTGLTLVEGQPGSNQMGDLSSLVAYHFLDPPDEFERRRNHAIYSSSLNPSYHTNNRNAYVDRPEYVWSVFVDQSNDSRITIDAFNNANGASSSNVSLGRVLTGAPVPSDQMVTIDKLGNDGTYYEVTTAGAATSTLSGRYNAMRTGGTDSEGFSVGLNTSTSTAGQRSGTVTINNLDVTTGGGAGRGANDGNDVFNVTLDVLDHATPSFMGSGVESSLTLDFGQVEQGTPVSELGFSLFNLESTLSFTAGLELDSISSTGDTAILTTDLTTFGEVNALEAGQSSDFTASIDTSSEGLFGATYTLNFSDEDLPGGMSLGSLSLELVGEVVAVAENADFNESGLVDALDLLTWQAGFGSGDSLANGDANSDQSVNGDDLAIWQTQYGTDPSAPASVQQVPEPSSLGVALIALLSTMSLRRK, from the coding sequence ATGCGTCGCAGTCTATCCGTTCTATTAGTCATATGCGGTTCCCTGGGCTGGTTTGCGAGCCCGTCGGCAGCGCAATTCGATCCGCCTGGCAACTACTACAATAGTGCTACCGGCACGGGCTCGACGCTGAAGAATCAGCTCCGCTCAATCATGTCGAGCGGGCACATCGAGCGCTCTTACGGTGACTTTCGTTTCTCAGCCGCGATTACTGATCGTGACCCCAATAACTCTTCTCGGATATTGACCGTTTACGATCGTTCGTCGGTTACGAACCAGTGGAACCCCGGCGGCTCGCTGCCGTGGAATCGCGAGCATGTTTGGCCTCAGAGTCTGCAGCCGGGAAGTGCGAGTAACAGTTCGAGGGGCAACCTAGGGGATCCGCACTCACTTCGCCCGGCGATTCCCTCGATCAATTCCAATCGAGGCAACGACCCTTTCGGCCTCGACAATACAACAGGAAATCACCGCACCAATGGCAGCTATTACTTCCCAGGCGACACTGACAAGGGCGACATCGCTCGCTCTCTGTTCTACTCGGCAACCCGTTACACGGGCCTGACTCTCGTCGAAGGTCAACCTGGCAGTAACCAGATGGGCGATCTTTCATCATTGGTTGCCTACCACTTTCTTGATCCTCCCGATGAATTCGAGCGACGCCGCAACCATGCGATTTATAGTTCGTCATTGAACCCGAGTTACCACACAAATAATCGAAACGCTTACGTTGATCGACCCGAGTACGTCTGGAGTGTATTCGTTGATCAAAGTAATGATAGTCGGATCACGATTGATGCCTTCAACAACGCCAATGGTGCCAGCTCATCCAATGTCAGCTTGGGGCGCGTGCTCACAGGTGCCCCGGTCCCTTCGGATCAAATGGTAACAATCGACAAACTAGGAAACGACGGCACCTACTATGAGGTCACAACTGCGGGTGCCGCGACCAGTACACTTTCGGGCCGGTACAACGCGATGCGGACAGGCGGAACTGATTCAGAGGGTTTTAGTGTGGGGCTCAATACCTCGACCTCCACTGCTGGGCAGCGTAGCGGAACCGTAACGATCAACAATTTGGATGTCACCACGGGGGGCGGGGCAGGGCGGGGTGCAAACGATGGCAACGATGTATTCAACGTCACGCTGGATGTCTTGGACCATGCGACGCCTTCCTTCATGGGCTCAGGCGTTGAAAGCTCTTTGACACTCGACTTTGGTCAGGTTGAACAAGGTACTCCTGTCTCCGAACTTGGTTTCAGCCTCTTCAACTTAGAATCGACGCTCAGTTTTACTGCAGGGCTGGAGCTTGATTCGATTTCCAGCACAGGCGATACGGCTATCCTGACAACCGATCTGACAACCTTTGGCGAAGTTAACGCATTGGAAGCTGGGCAGTCGAGTGATTTTACCGCCTCGATTGATACGAGTTCAGAAGGACTCTTTGGGGCCACTTACACCTTGAACTTCTCTGACGAAGATCTGCCAGGGGGCATGTCCCTTGGGAGTCTGTCGCTTGAATTGGTTGGAGAAGTCGTCGCCGTCGCTGAAAATGCCGACTTCAACGAAAGTGGCTTGGTAGACGCCCTCGACTTGCTCACCTGGCAGGCGGGGTTTGGAAGTGGCGACTCGTTGGCTAATGGGGACGCCAACAGCGATCAATCCGTGAATGGAGATGACCTAGCGATCTGGCAAACACAATACGGCACGGACCCAAGTGCTCCTGCTAGTGTGCAGCAAGTCCCCGAGCCGAGTAGTCTCGGCGTCGCCTTAATCGCCTTGCTGTCCACAATGAGCCTTCGTCGCAAGTAA